The proteins below are encoded in one region of Drosophila santomea strain STO CAGO 1482 chromosome 3R, Prin_Dsan_1.1, whole genome shotgun sequence:
- the LOC120453145 gene encoding methionine aminopeptidase 1, translating to MTQKCETTNCGKDATLQCPTCLKLGIKGSFFCSQPCFKGFWKEHKAIHALAAGGSNSAEQDGAYNPWPQFRFTGKLRPFPQTPKRTVPKAIQRPDYADHPAGRSLSEEALRGTKIKVLDDEEIEGMRVAGRLGRECLDEGAKAVEVGITTDELDRLVHEAAIERECYPSPLNYYNFPKSCCTSVNEVICHGIPDQRPLQDGDLCNIDVTVYHRGFHGDLNETFFVGNVSEKHKKLVQVTHEALSKAIEFVRPGEKYRDIGNVIQKYVAPHGFSVVRSYCGHGIHRVFHTAPNVPHYAKNSAVGVMAPGHCFTIEPMISVGVQKAETWPDDWTAVTADGLFSAQFEQTLLVNETGCEILTKRRENNGQPWFMDKM from the exons ATGACTCAAAAGTGCGAGACCACCAACTGCGGCAAGGATGCGACCCTACAGTGTCCCACCTGCCTGAAGTTGGGCATTAAGGGCTCATTCTTCTGCTCGCAGCCGTGCTTCAAAGGATTCTGGAAGGAGCACAAGGCTATTCATGCTTTAGCAG CTGGTGGCTCGAACTCTGCCGAACAGGATGGAGCCTACAACCCGTGGCCGCAGTTCCGATTCACCGGCAAGCTGCGCCCGTTCCCACAGACTCCCAAGCGGACAGTGCCGAAAGCCATACAGCGTCCGGATTACGCCGATCATCCAGCTGGTCGTTCCCTCTCCGAGGAAGCACTCCGGGGTACCAAGATTAAGGTGCTGGACGACGAGGAGATCGAGGGCATGAGAGTGGCCGGCAGATTGGGACGAGAGTGCCTGGATGAGGGAGCCAAAGCCGTGGAGGTGGGCATCACCACCGACGAATTGGATCGTTTGGTCCACGAGGCCGCCATCGAGCGGGAGTGCTATCCGTCGCCCCTGAACTACTACAATTTCCCCAAGTCCTGTTGCACGTCGGTCAACGAGGTGATTTGCCACGGCATCCCCGATCAGCGTCCTCTACAGGATGGAGATCTCTGTAACATCGATGTGACCGTCTATCATCGCGGTTTCCATGGCGATCTCAACGAGACCTTCTTCGTGGGCAATGTCTCGGAGAAGCACAAGAAACTGGTGCAGGTCACCCACGAGGCGCTCAGCAAGGCCATTGAGTTTGTGCGTCCGGGTGAAAAGTATCGCGATATTGGCAACGTGATCCAAAAGTATGTGGCACCACATGGTTTCAGCGTGGTGCGCAGCTATTGCGGTCATGGTATTCACCGTGTTTTCCACACAGCTCCCAATGTGCCTCACTACGCCA AAAACTCTGCCGTAGGAGTAATGGCCCCTGGCCACTGCTTCACCATTGAGCCCATGATCTCCGTTGGTGTCCAGAAGGCTGAAACCTGGCCAGATGACTGGACTGCAGTGACCGCCGATGGTCTGTTCTCCGCCCAGTTTGAGCAGACACTGCTGGTCAACGAAACCGGATGCGAGATCCTCACTAAGCGTCGCGAGAACAACGGACAGCCCTGGTTCATGGACAAGATGTGA
- the LOC120453146 gene encoding DNA-directed RNA polymerases I, II, and III subunit RPABC5, giving the protein MIIPIRCFTCGKVIGNKWESYLGLLQAEYTEGDALDALGLKRYCCRRMLLGHVDLIEKLLNYAPLEK; this is encoded by the exons ATGATTATTCCGATCCGTTGTTTCACCTGCGGCAAGGTCATTGGCAACAAGTGGGAGTCGTATTTGGGTCTCTTGCAAGCGGAATACACCGAAGG AGATGCCCTGGATGCTTTGGGTCTGAAGAGGTACTGCTGCCGTCGCATGCTCCTGGGCCACGTGGATCTCATCGAGAAATTGCTCAATTATGCACCTCTTGAGAAGTGA
- the LOC120454316 gene encoding putative uncharacterized protein DDB_G0271606, whose product MVFDNIPSHPRQPFLLLALLLALASCEQRPLVFTNWPPKSSKQLSRPAIGAGGPGSAGAPGKPRTLVVQIRSDQPVPLVLKGRPGHGAHTHAAHLAHPHSVHPGHVLSHAHSHAHLHSHPLIHLPQHQYQHQHLRGPPRPMKLSGPSPVYLKPAGSLRKPLKIKLNNVKPKAKPTFGYDKPFKYEKPTAVSYSELQNLPLDTHNNFNTEHFAPIYTVPAPNLADNHLDVEEGHLDTSYLYKPPSQIQTPSSSARPQTYLPPKYSVHEDESNDQTIRDPISGSQKLFAPDPDPSLPTTKIRPSTESFNTPSNNKPLPADVQSNQLPAQPLVQILGAQTAAQTAPEIYPIQYAQPAVQSQSFIAAIPAAHIPIYNPTYLVTQSNQLYSAHKQQLFKPSSEPVVEAGYVNADLTQEVASNGQILQAAKDPHHNIHPVLDAAPQYAALIAAPALGDPNEGAYETASFHLPNVASAVTASVPEGGFVVSNFYGHAHDSSQLLQAYAEEEARRQQLETEQAAIELQKQQQLHLEELKAQAQEQQQQHQLHLEELRAQAQYQQQQQQQFEELQAQAQEQHLQQQHQQHQLQLLQLQQQQQQLQQPVQHHPPQQVQHQQQQVAQDPAASAFEEHQRLVQQQLGANTPLRIFVPDEEAAESRLQKRSDDLKKGTVEDVPSVGRNDDEDSEESAKDLFEVSTSVEVAGEHLTASSN is encoded by the exons atgGTCTTTGACAATATTCCATCCCATCCCCGCCAGCCATTCCTGCTGCTCGCCCTGCTCCTGGCGCTGGCCAGCTGTGAACAGCGTCCGCTGGTCTTCACCAACTGGCCACCGAAGAGCTCCAAGCAGCTGAGTCGTCCCGCCATTGGAGCTGGTGGTCCTGGATCCGCCGGAGCGCCAGGCAAGCCGCGCACTCTGGTCGTCCAAATCCGCAGCGACCAGCCGGTGCCGTTGGTGCTGAAGGGTCGTCCTGGTCATGGGGCGCACACCCATGCCGCCCATCTGGCCCATCCGCATTCCGTGCATCCTGGCCACGTCCTGTCGCACGCCCATTCACATGCCCATCTGCACTCGCATCCGCTGATCCATCTGCCACAGCATCAGTACCAGCATCAGCACCTGCGCGGACCACCGCGTCCAATGAAACTGAGTGGACCCTCGCCCGTCTACCTGAAACCAGCTGGATCACTACGGAAGCCACTCAAGATCAAACTGAACAATGTGAAGCCCAAGGCGAAACCCACATTCGGATACGACAAGCCCTTCAAGTATGAGAAGCCCACTGCTGTGAGCTACAGCGAGCTGCAGAATCTGCCG CTGGACACGCACAACAACTTCAACACCGAGCACTTTGCACCCATTTACACGGTACCCGCACCGAACCTGGCCGACAATCACCTGGATGTGGAGGAGGGTCATCTTGACACCTCTTACCTGTACAAACCTCCCTCCCAGATCCAGACCCCATCCTCCTCAGCCCGTCCCCAGACATATTTGCCACCAAAGTACAGTGTGCACGAGGACGAGTCCAATGACCAAACCATTCGCGATCCCATTTCGGGTTCGCAGAAACTCTTTGCCCCAGATCCGGATCCCTCGCTGCCCACCACCAAGATTCGCCCCTCCACCGAATCGTTCAACACGCCTAGCAACAACAAACCACTGCCCGCCGATGTCCAGAGCAACCAACTGCCCGCCCAGCCATTGGTTCAGATTTTGGGAGCCCAGACGGCAGCCCAAACGGCACCGGAGATCTATCCCATTCAGTATGCCCAGCCGGCGGTACAGTCCCAGTCCTTTATTGCCGCCATCCCAGCTGCCCACATACCCATCTACAATCCCACCTACCTGGTGACGCAGTCCAACCAACTGTACTCGGCCCACAAGCAGCAACTCTTCAAGCCCAGCTCGGAACCGGTGGTGGAAGCGGGCTACGTCAACGCCGATCTCACCCAGGAGGTGGCCAGCAACGGACAGATACTGCAGGCAGCCAAGGATCCACATCACAACATCCATCCCGTGCTTGATGCGGCGCCACAATATGCTGCTCTTATTGCTGCTCCGGCTCTGGGTGATCCCAATGAGGGTGCCTACGAGACGGCCTCGTTCCACTTGCCCAATGTGGCGTCGGCGGTGACTGCCTCCGTTCCGGAAGGCGGCTTCGTGGTTTCCAACTTCTATGGCCATGCCCACGACTCGTCCCAATTGCTACAGGCGTACGCGGAGGAGGAGGCACGTCGCCAGCAACTGGAAACAGAGCAAGCCGCCATTGAGctgcagaagcagcagcagttgcatcTGGAGGAGCTAAAGGCACAGgcccaggagcagcagcaacaacatcagtTGCATCTGGAGGAGCTGAGAGCTCAGGCACagtaccagcagcagcaacagcagcagttcgAGGAGCTGCAGGCCCAGGCACAGGAGCAAcacttgcagcagcaacaccagcagcatcagctgcagctgttgcagctgcagcagcaacaacagcagttgcagcagccaGTGCAGCACCATCCGCCGCAGCAGgtgcaacaccagcagcaacaggtgGCTCAGGATCCTGCAGCAAGTGCCTTCGAGGAGCACCAGCGAttggtgcagcagcaactcggCGCCAACACGCCACTTCGCATCTTTGTGCCCGACGAGGAAGCAGCCGAATCG CGACTGCAAAAGAGGTCGGATGATCTGAAAAAGGGCACGGTGGAGGATGTGCCCAGTGTGGGTCGAAACGACGACGAGGACAGCGAGGAGTCAGCCAAAGATTTGTTCGAGGTATCCACCTCCGTCGAAGTGGCCGGCGAGCATCTCACGGCCAGCAGTAATTAG